Proteins encoded within one genomic window of Glycine soja cultivar W05 chromosome 1, ASM419377v2, whole genome shotgun sequence:
- the LOC114417044 gene encoding uncharacterized protein LOC114417044, which yields MRRKGNVYVVDVSLTFSPYSLLFILFGLASLLGLTVRKKGLRYKVMACFPDKIKLIDGSRETLKLFVRITDLWFIGIPEKSKQAEMVVVDSDGDEIHVVCKQDQLKSWKDDFKENLTYVMHNFKVMKNDGKFRICDHEYKLSFIGVTVVRQCNMEHLPFRKFRFVDFSTVIAGHFETGLLFLSYLNEVEDERLIVILLTHARIKEAQGSYPLSVSNSFRASKLMINELVLEIQEFRESLLDLGIEVRSVLMPIGQGSS from the exons ATGAGAAGAAAAGGTAATGTTTATGTTGTGGATGTCTCTCTTACCTTTTCGCCCTATTCGCTTTTGTTCATTTTG TTTGGTTTGGCTTCGTTGCTTGGCTTGACTGTGAGAAAAAAG GGTTTGCGATATAAAGTTATGGCATGTTTTCCTGATAAGATTAAGTTGATAGATGGATCAAGGGAAACTCTTAAGCTTTTTGTAAGGATCACTGATCTTTGGTTCATTGGGATCCCTGAAAAGTCTAAACAAGCCGAAATGGTGGTTGTTGATTCTGAT GGAGATGAAATCCATGTTGTTTGCAAACAAGATCAGCTAAAGTCTTGGAAGGATGATTTTAAGGAAAATTTGACTTATGTGATgcataattttaaagttatgaAGAATGATGGAAAATTCAGAATTTGTGATCatgaatataaattatcttttattggagttACTGTTGTTAGGCAATGTAATATGGAACACTTACCTTTTAGGAAATTCAGATTTGTTGATTTTTCCACTGTCATTGCTGGTCATTTTGAAACTGGACTCTTG TTTTTGTCTTATTTGAAtgaggttgaagatgaaagacTCATCGTTATTCTTTTGACACATGCCAGGATCAAGGAAGCCCAGG GATCATATCCGCTGTCAGTTAGTAATTCTTTCAGGGCGTCTAAACTCATGATCAACGAGCTTGTGCTGGAAATCCAAGAATTCAGAGAAAG CCTTTTAGATTTAGGGATTGAGGTTAGATCAGTTTTGATGCCTATTGGACAAGGGAGTTCATAG